Sequence from the Clostridium saccharobutylicum DSM 13864 genome:
CAAGCATTATCTTGTGCAATGGATGACATAAAAAAAGTAACTGAAAATGTTAATGAAATGGCTGCAAAAACTAATAACTTAGGTCAAAGTGGTATAAGTGTTGTAGAAACAGTAATAGATAAGTCTCATGAAACTAAAGAAAGTACTGAAGCTGTTAAAAGTGTTGTAAATGAGGTTTCAGAAAGTATAGTAAAAATAGGAGTAATGAATCAAACAATAAGTACAATTACAGAACAAACTAACTTATTAGCCTTAAATGCAGCAATTGAAGCTGCGAGAGCAGGGGAAGCTGGAAAAGGATTTGCAGTGGTTGCGGATGAGATAAGAAAACTTGCAGAGGAAACTTCAGTTGCGGCTAAAAATATAGATAAGATAATAAAAGAAATAAAGAGTAAATCGGAATTAGCAGTTGACAAAGTTTTTGCAACAAGTGAAACTGTAAATAATCAAGAAGAAGCTGTAAAAGAAGCACAAGGAATATTTACAGAGATAGTTTCATCTATAGATAATTTATCAGAGAAAGTAAATCGAATAGCACAAGGAGTAATTTCTGTAGATAATATGAAGGATAATGTTGTACAAAAGGTAGAAAATTTATCTGCAATATTAGAAGAAACAGCTGCTGGAGCAGAACAAGTAACAGCATCAGCACAAGAAGTAACAGCTTCAACGGAAGAATTTGTTAGCAGTTCTAATAGCTTAAGAGATATGGCACAAGAACTTGAAGAAAAGATTAATGAATTTAAATTATAGATTGTAATAAAATTATACAAGGATCAATAACAAATGAAAAAAATATTACATTTATTATTGACATATGAAACTTATGAAGGTAAAATCATATAAGTAAATTAAAAAAATTGTAGAAAACAATGGCGTTTTCATTTTAAAAGGAAAGAGATATCGGTTGATAAATCTACCCTTTTTGGAGTGAATGCGCCTTTTTTTTATAAAGAATTTCAGAATATAAGTAATAAGGCACATTGAAAAAACGATTAATATTATTCAAGGGGGAATAAAAATGGATTTGTTAAATGGCGCAGACATGGGATTTGTAATTATCTGTGCAGCATTAGTAATGTTAATGGTGCCAGGTTTAGCTTTATTTTATGGTGGTATGGTAAAGAGTAAGAATGTGCTTAGTATTACAGTTCAGAATTATGCAGCACTTATTTTAATATCTATACAATGGATTTTTATAGGCTATACTTTGGCTTTTGGCTCTGACGTAAAAGGTATAATTGGCGGATTGGATTGGAGTTTTTTAAGAAATGTAGGAATTGTACCTAATGCTGATTATGCAGCAACTATACCTCATTTAGAATTTGTTGTATTTCAATTAATGTTTGCAGCTATTACTGCAGCTGTTATTTCCGGATCAGTTGCAGAACGTATGACTTTTCCAGCCTTTTTAATATTAATTATTTTATGGAGTACATTAGTTTATGATCCTATTGCTCATTGGGTATGGGGAACTAATGGATGGTTAAAGAATTTAGGTGTTCTTGATTTTGCAGGGGGAAATCCTGTTGAGATAAATTCAGGGGTTTCTGGACTTATTGCAGCAATAGTTATTGGAAAGAGAAAAAGACCAAGCACTGAGCCACATCATATACCAATGGCTATACTTGGGGGAGGACTTTTATGGTTTGGATGGTTTGGATTTAATGCAGGAAGTGCTCTTTCTATGAATTACATAGCAGTTAATGCTTTTGTTACAACAAATACTTCGGCAGCAGCGGGAGCAATTGCATGGGTAGCGTGCGAATGGATTCTTTATAAAAAACCTACAGCATTAGGCATAATAAGTGGAGCTATAGCGGGATTAGTTGCAATAACTCAAGGGGCTGGCTTTGTAGGTCCTATATCTTCAGTATTCATAGGATTAGTTGGAGGTTCTTTAAGCTTTTTTGCTATAGCTATATTAAAGAGAAAATTAGGTTATGATGATGCTTTAGATGCTTTTGGCTGTCACGGAGTAGCCGGAATTTGGGGATCTATAGCAACTGCTATATTTGCATCAAAATCAATTAATCCAGCAGGTGCTAATGGATTAATATATGGTAACTTTGAGTTATTAAAAGCTCATTTGATATCAACTTGTGCTACTGCATTATATGCAGCGGTTGTAACTTTTATAATACTTAAGGTTATGAGTTTGATAATGAATATAAGAACTACTCCAAATCAAGAAGCAGAAGGATTAGATGTTACTTTACATGGAGAAGAAGCTTATTCAGGATTAAATGTATAAAAGTTAATTTTAGGGATATGAAGGAAAATAATAAGGGCATATCGTTTTTTGTTATTTTTTATGTGCCTTAATAATATAATTGTATATCTGACATAAATGTTTATTAATGAATTTAAAAGCAAAAGAGATGATTTTTATATTTTTAAAAATCATCTTTTTTGTTGTATGCGTTAATTTTTATTAAAAAATTATATAGTTATTCCAAAATACTTTGTTTAAAAGAAGTTAAGTAAGTAGAACAATATTTTATTAAATTTCATATTATACAGCATGAAATATTATTAGGAGATGTTTCCTTAATGAACAAAAACTTTAAGATATTATCAGCTTTAGCATTAGCAGGCGTGACAGCTATAACATCTGCATTCATGTTTGGGTGTGGAAAATCTAAAACAAGTAATAAAGGTAATGCTATTGTACGATTAAATGAAGTGACTCGTTCTGTTTTTTATGCACCTATGTATGTTGCGATAAGCCAAGGATTTTTTGAACAAAATGGAATTGATATTGACTTACAGACTGGAGAAGGTGCAGATAAAACAATGCAGGCAGTTTTAAGTAATTCGGCAGACATAGGTTTTTG
This genomic interval carries:
- a CDS encoding ammonium transporter gives rise to the protein MDLLNGADMGFVIICAALVMLMVPGLALFYGGMVKSKNVLSITVQNYAALILISIQWIFIGYTLAFGSDVKGIIGGLDWSFLRNVGIVPNADYAATIPHLEFVVFQLMFAAITAAVISGSVAERMTFPAFLILIILWSTLVYDPIAHWVWGTNGWLKNLGVLDFAGGNPVEINSGVSGLIAAIVIGKRKRPSTEPHHIPMAILGGGLLWFGWFGFNAGSALSMNYIAVNAFVTTNTSAAAGAIAWVACEWILYKKPTALGIISGAIAGLVAITQGAGFVGPISSVFIGLVGGSLSFFAIAILKRKLGYDDALDAFGCHGVAGIWGSIATAIFASKSINPAGANGLIYGNFELLKAHLISTCATALYAAVVTFIILKVMSLIMNIRTTPNQEAEGLDVTLHGEEAYSGLNV